In a single window of the Pongo abelii isolate AG06213 chromosome 1, NHGRI_mPonAbe1-v2.0_pri, whole genome shotgun sequence genome:
- the TTLL10 gene encoding inactive polyglycylase TTLL10 isoform X17, producing the protein MGSSQEEGLPCQPSQPDHDAGGHCGPDLEGTERASATPGPPGLLNSHPPADSDDTNATRPSAALLEGLLLGGGKPSPHSTRPGPFFYIGGSNGATIISSYCKSKGWQRIQDSRRDDYTLKWCEVKSRDNYGSFREGEQLLYQLPNNKLLTTKIGLLSTLRGRARAMSQASKVPGGAQARLEKDTAAPALEDLPWTSPGYLRPQRVLRMEEFFPETYRLDLKHEREAFFTLFDETQIWICKPTASNQGKGIFLLRNQEEVAALQAKTRSMEDDPIHHKTPFRGPQARVVQRYIQNPLLLDGRKFDVRSYLLIACTTPYMIFFGHGYARLTLSLYDPRSSDLSGHLTNQFMQKKSPLYMLLKEDTVWSMEHLNRYINDTFWKARGLPKDWVFTTLTDSLPWGTCGVLQTTLAAKALEQCGVKPG; encoded by the exons ATGGGGAGCAGCCAGGAGGAGGGACTCCCGTGTCAGCCAAGCCAGCCAGACCACGACGCAGGTGGGCACTGTGGGCCGGACCTGGAGGGGACAGAAAGAGCCTCCGCCACGCCcggacctcctgggctcctgaACAGCCACCCGCCTGCAGACTCGGATGACACTAACGCCACCAGGCCCTCAGCTGCCCTCCTGGAGGGGCTCCTGCTGGGGGGTGGGAAGCCATCGCCCCACAGCACCCGGCCGGGGCCCTTCTTCTACATTGGAGGCAGCAACGGGGCCACAAT CATCAGCTCCTACTGCAAAAGCAAGGGCTGGCAGCGCATCCAGGACAGCCGCCGGGATGACTACACGCTGAAGTGGTGTGAGGTCAAGAGCCGAGACAACTACGGCAGCTTCCGGGAAG GAGAGCAGCTGCTGTACCAGCTTCCCAACAACAAGCTCCTCACCACCAAGATTGGGCTGCTCAGCACCCTTCGGGGACGGGCACGGGCCATGAGCCAGGCCAGCAAGGTGCCAGGGGGTGCCCAGGCCAG GCTGGAAAAGGACACAGCAGCGCCCGCCCTGGAGGACCTCCCGTGGACAAGCCCAGGATACCTCAGGCCACAGAG GGTCCTGAGAATGGAAGAGTTTTTCCCAGAGACCTATCGCCTGGACCTCAAACACGAGAGAGAGGCCTTTTTCACTTTGTTTGATG AAACCCAGATATGGATCTGCAAGCCCACGGCCTCCAACCAGGGCAAAGGCATCTTCCTGCTCCGGAACCAGGAGGAAGTTGCCGCCCTGCAGGCCAAGACCCGGAGCATGGAGGACGACCCCATCCACCACAAGACGCCGTTCCGGGGGCCTCAGGCGCGGGTGGTGCAGAG GTACATCCAGAACCCGCTGCTGCTGGACGGGAGAAAGTTTGACGTGCGCTCCTACCTACTCATCGCCTGCACCACACCCTACATGATCTTCTTCGGCCACGGCTATGCCCGCCTCACCCTTAGCCTCTACGACCCCCGTTCCAGCGACCTCAGCGGCCACTTGACCAACCAG TTCATGCAGAAGAAGAGCCCTCTGTACATGCTGCTGAAGGAGGACACGGTGTGGAGCATGGAACACCTCAACCGCTACATCAATGACACGTTCTGGAAGGCCCGGGGCCTCCCCAAGGACTGGGTCTTCACCACCCTCACG GATTCCCTTCCGTGGGGTACCTGTGGGGTACTTCAAACAACCCTGGCAGCAAAGGCCCTTGAGCAGTGTGGTGTGAAACCGGGATGA
- the TTLL10 gene encoding inactive polyglycylase TTLL10 isoform X18, producing MGSSQEEGLPCQPSQPDHDAGGHCGPDLEGTERASATPGPPGLLNSHPPADSDDTNATRPSAALLEGLLLGGGKPSPHSTRPGPFFYIGGSNGATIISSYCKSKGWQRIQDSRRDDYTLKWCEVKSRDNYGSFREGEQLLYQLPNNKLLTTKIGLLSTLRGRARAMSQASKVPGGAQARLEKDTAAPALEDLPWTSPGYLRPQRVLRMEEFFPETYRLDLKHEREAFFTLFDETQIWICKPTASNQGKGIFLLRNQEEVAALQAKTRSMEDDPIHHKTPFRGPQARVVQRYIQNPLLLDGRKFDVRSYLLIACTTPYMIFFGHGYARLTLSLYDPRSSDLSGHLTNQFMQKKSPLYMLLKEDTVWSMEHLNRYINDTFWKARGLPKDWVFTTLTARVTVAGTAALRGASSYFPHISQTLS from the exons ATGGGGAGCAGCCAGGAGGAGGGACTCCCGTGTCAGCCAAGCCAGCCAGACCACGACGCAGGTGGGCACTGTGGGCCGGACCTGGAGGGGACAGAAAGAGCCTCCGCCACGCCcggacctcctgggctcctgaACAGCCACCCGCCTGCAGACTCGGATGACACTAACGCCACCAGGCCCTCAGCTGCCCTCCTGGAGGGGCTCCTGCTGGGGGGTGGGAAGCCATCGCCCCACAGCACCCGGCCGGGGCCCTTCTTCTACATTGGAGGCAGCAACGGGGCCACAAT CATCAGCTCCTACTGCAAAAGCAAGGGCTGGCAGCGCATCCAGGACAGCCGCCGGGATGACTACACGCTGAAGTGGTGTGAGGTCAAGAGCCGAGACAACTACGGCAGCTTCCGGGAAG GAGAGCAGCTGCTGTACCAGCTTCCCAACAACAAGCTCCTCACCACCAAGATTGGGCTGCTCAGCACCCTTCGGGGACGGGCACGGGCCATGAGCCAGGCCAGCAAGGTGCCAGGGGGTGCCCAGGCCAG GCTGGAAAAGGACACAGCAGCGCCCGCCCTGGAGGACCTCCCGTGGACAAGCCCAGGATACCTCAGGCCACAGAG GGTCCTGAGAATGGAAGAGTTTTTCCCAGAGACCTATCGCCTGGACCTCAAACACGAGAGAGAGGCCTTTTTCACTTTGTTTGATG AAACCCAGATATGGATCTGCAAGCCCACGGCCTCCAACCAGGGCAAAGGCATCTTCCTGCTCCGGAACCAGGAGGAAGTTGCCGCCCTGCAGGCCAAGACCCGGAGCATGGAGGACGACCCCATCCACCACAAGACGCCGTTCCGGGGGCCTCAGGCGCGGGTGGTGCAGAG GTACATCCAGAACCCGCTGCTGCTGGACGGGAGAAAGTTTGACGTGCGCTCCTACCTACTCATCGCCTGCACCACACCCTACATGATCTTCTTCGGCCACGGCTATGCCCGCCTCACCCTTAGCCTCTACGACCCCCGTTCCAGCGACCTCAGCGGCCACTTGACCAACCAG TTCATGCAGAAGAAGAGCCCTCTGTACATGCTGCTGAAGGAGGACACGGTGTGGAGCATGGAACACCTCAACCGCTACATCAATGACACGTTCTGGAAGGCCCGGGGCCTCCCCAAGGACTGGGTCTTCACCACCCTCACG GCGCGTGTCACTGTGGCTGGGACGGCGGCGCTCAGAGGAGCCTCCAGTTACTTTCCTCACATCTCCCAAACTCTCTCTTAA